A region of Paenibacillus sp. JNUCC-31 DNA encodes the following proteins:
- a CDS encoding NIPSNAP family protein, whose translation MIYRRKPYVVASSFVEEFNALFNDILLPSQLKYGARLIGRWHQHMDDETSEIFAMWEYDTFEQYEEIEHKIKSDNEHIIRVQERFDQIGRNRYKEVFRKDIKQDFFESTVAREKTILKTLCN comes from the coding sequence ATGATATATCGGAGGAAGCCCTATGTTGTAGCATCTTCATTCGTAGAAGAGTTTAATGCTTTATTTAATGATATTTTATTACCTTCACAACTCAAGTACGGAGCGAGATTGATTGGAAGATGGCATCAGCATATGGATGATGAAACCAGTGAGATCTTTGCGATGTGGGAATATGATACGTTTGAACAGTATGAAGAGATAGAACACAAGATCAAATCTGACAACGAACATATAATTCGAGTACAAGAACGTTTTGATCAAATTGGAAGAAATAGATACAAGGAAGTATTTCGAAAAGATATTAAGCAAGATTTCTTCGAATCGACCGTTGCCAGAGAGAAGACAATTTTAAAGACATTGTGTAACTAA
- a CDS encoding GNAT family N-acetyltransferase: MLIRLIPTTRENWKDALNLQVQANQNHYVPSVAVSLAKVHIRPDGDEYKYLPFCIYNTEDMLVGFVMITVDETTAWSYWLNGFMIDVSYQGKGYGRATIDSVISYIKENYVHSKCLNLTVCAENEVARKLYEKMGFAETGDVYDDEIVYRFVF, translated from the coding sequence ATTTTGATCAGATTAATACCTACTACAAGAGAGAACTGGAAAGATGCATTAAACTTACAAGTTCAAGCCAATCAAAATCATTATGTTCCATCAGTAGCCGTGTCCCTAGCGAAAGTACACATTCGTCCAGATGGAGATGAGTACAAGTATCTGCCATTTTGCATATATAATACGGAGGATATGTTAGTGGGTTTTGTCATGATCACAGTCGATGAAACAACCGCTTGGTCCTATTGGTTAAATGGTTTTATGATCGATGTAAGCTATCAAGGCAAGGGATATGGAAGAGCAACGATAGATTCGGTAATTAGCTATATTAAAGAGAACTATGTCCATAGCAAGTGTTTGAATTTAACGGTATGTGCAGAGAATGAAGTTGCCAGAAAACTTTATGAAAAAATGGGGTTTGCTGAGACCGGAGACGTATATGATGACGAAATTGTATATCGATTCGTTTTTTAA
- a CDS encoding DUF4367 domain-containing protein translates to MNIKNKSGDVIGKIQFQTSEDEGMVHQIIMDLKPGDGKGIYISNAEDNKFSQQTSYAARDWEGDLDALREKLHPWQPRFPTCSVVQDIKVFHGFDNLSDQEINEMIEESERTGSNVVIRDLKPNHVITGINITYQSDRGVFKLHVFGTTKSRIHVPDTESFKIEKLDVRGHEAYYISNAENRQLIWIEEDAGGKALQYEIVGSDMSQKWVLNIAESMIE, encoded by the coding sequence ATGAATATTAAAAACAAGAGTGGAGATGTAATTGGGAAAATTCAGTTTCAGACTAGTGAAGATGAGGGCATGGTACATCAAATTATTATGGATCTGAAGCCAGGTGATGGAAAAGGCATTTATATCTCTAACGCCGAGGACAACAAATTTTCTCAACAAACGAGTTATGCAGCCAGAGATTGGGAGGGAGATTTAGACGCCTTGAGAGAAAAGCTGCACCCTTGGCAACCGCGTTTTCCAACGTGCTCGGTTGTGCAAGATATTAAAGTATTTCACGGCTTCGATAACCTGTCCGACCAAGAAATAAATGAAATGATTGAAGAAAGCGAAAGGACCGGAAGCAATGTCGTGATAAGAGATTTAAAACCTAATCATGTTATTACAGGCATCAACATCACATATCAATCGGATCGGGGAGTGTTTAAGCTTCACGTTTTTGGCACTACCAAGAGCCGAATTCATGTACCGGATACGGAATCATTCAAAATCGAGAAACTGGATGTGCGCGGTCATGAGGCGTATTATATTTCGAATGCTGAGAACAGACAATTGATATGGATCGAAGAAGATGCGGGTGGTAAGGCATTGCAATATGAGATCGTAGGAAGCGATATGTCGCAAAAATGGGTACTGAATATCGCTGAATCCATGATCGAATAA
- a CDS encoding GNAT family N-acetyltransferase, translated as MLKKRDLHECHSLYDLMVDSAVYPYVRHKCQSYDEYVFATKQVIDEEEQYTCISRTILNELGHPIGTIDLYHIEHKTGFLATWIGAPYFGKGYNQRAKEAFFAELFLQHEIETVFLKIRKQNIRSKKAVGKLQYIRLANEIYREVYTSINNTELIYDLYYVNRSDFIAIEEMHHVVAT; from the coding sequence ATGTTGAAAAAACGAGACTTGCACGAATGCCACTCCCTGTATGATTTGATGGTGGACTCCGCTGTTTATCCATACGTTCGTCATAAGTGCCAATCTTATGATGAATATGTATTTGCGACCAAACAGGTGATTGATGAAGAAGAACAATACACATGTATTTCCAGAACAATCCTTAATGAGCTGGGACATCCCATCGGAACCATCGATTTATATCACATTGAACATAAGACAGGTTTTCTTGCGACATGGATCGGGGCTCCTTATTTTGGAAAAGGGTATAATCAAAGAGCAAAAGAAGCCTTTTTTGCCGAGTTGTTTCTTCAACATGAAATTGAAACGGTATTTCTTAAAATTCGGAAACAAAACATTCGATCCAAGAAAGCGGTTGGAAAATTGCAGTATATCAGACTAGCAAATGAGATATACCGCGAAGTTTATACGTCAATAAACAATACGGAACTAATTTATGATTTGTATTACGTGAATCGTTCTGACTTCATAGCAATTGAAGAGATGCATCATGTGGTTGCTACGTAA
- a CDS encoding GNAT family N-acetyltransferase, with product MEIKKIENLSNEDWLQLGSFGYKSTQKYELTKKETQGSFSMHLTLINLDDIYEKEELNSTDDLERYEEIIQLGFSYGIYIDGKIIALAISEPQAWNNTLMIWHLQVNEKYIRKGYGRMLINKVKEIAQEQGFRAITLETQNTNVPAIHFYKQCGYQIEGIDVSLYSNNHNQKEEIALYMRKKIQ from the coding sequence ATGGAGATCAAAAAAATAGAGAATCTATCCAATGAAGATTGGCTTCAACTTGGAAGCTTTGGTTATAAATCCACTCAAAAATATGAGCTTACCAAAAAGGAGACACAAGGTTCCTTTAGTATGCATTTAACGTTAATAAATCTGGATGACATCTACGAAAAAGAAGAATTGAACAGTACAGATGATTTGGAACGATATGAAGAAATCATACAACTGGGATTTTCTTATGGAATATATATAGATGGGAAAATCATAGCGCTCGCCATTTCCGAACCACAAGCTTGGAATAATACGCTGATGATATGGCATCTTCAGGTGAATGAAAAATACATAAGAAAAGGATACGGGAGAATGTTGATCAATAAAGTGAAGGAGATTGCCCAGGAACAAGGTTTCAGAGCAATCACGTTAGAAACCCAGAATACGAATGTTCCTGCCATTCATTTTTACAAGCAATGTGGTTATCAAATTGAAGGAATTGATGTATCACTGTATTCAAATAATCATAACCAAAAGGAAGAAATTGCTTTGTATATGAGAAAGAAGATCCAATAA
- a CDS encoding phosphotransferase, which yields MSEHEELLDGGNVNKVTKVGNTVRRDAKPNPYVYELLVNLEKVGYAHSPRYLGVDEQGREILSYLDGVVSGNDYPEIASYMWSDESLDKVAKLLRSYHDATEDFVTTTVSLNKCPKIPSKEEVICHNDFALYNVVFKDRLPVGIIDFDMAGPGPRLWDIVYTLYTAVPLAGFSPGKDEREVVPYHKQDHVSERKRRIALFFKAYGMDVPTDLKEWVISRIQFMCTTLSDRAASGEIAFIKMIEEGHLAHYEKEVRFLEKHFDDWS from the coding sequence CCGTGATGCTAAACCGAATCCGTATGTATATGAATTGCTTGTGAACCTTGAAAAGGTGGGTTATGCGCATTCCCCTAGATATTTGGGAGTAGATGAGCAGGGTAGAGAGATCCTTTCTTACCTGGATGGTGTGGTTTCGGGAAATGACTATCCTGAGATTGCAAGTTATATGTGGTCTGATGAGTCTTTAGACAAAGTAGCGAAGCTTTTAAGAAGCTATCATGATGCGACAGAGGATTTTGTTACAACTACGGTTTCTTTGAATAAATGCCCAAAGATACCTTCAAAGGAAGAAGTAATCTGTCATAATGATTTTGCATTGTATAACGTTGTATTTAAAGATCGGCTTCCTGTCGGAATCATCGATTTTGACATGGCAGGGCCAGGCCCGCGTCTATGGGATATCGTATATACGTTGTATACAGCCGTCCCGCTTGCAGGCTTTTCACCGGGTAAAGATGAAAGAGAAGTCGTTCCCTATCATAAACAGGATCATGTATCTGAGCGGAAAAGACGTATAGCGTTATTTTTTAAAGCTTATGGTATGGACGTGCCGACAGATTTGAAGGAGTGGGTGATTTCTCGAATTCAATTCATGTGTACTACACTATCTGATCGGGCGGCGTCTGGAGAAATAGCTTTTATCAAAATGATTGAAGAGGGTCATTTGGCTCATTATGAGAAGGAAGTAAGGTTCCTTGAGAAGCATTTCGACGACTGGAGTTAA